In a single window of the Arthrobacter sp. StoSoilA2 genome:
- a CDS encoding acetolactate synthase large subunit, whose amino-acid sequence MSKGSPISPSLMAAKSAGAPKAPDKVDRTAEAVVVDTAAPLSPVLGPNNVVPPTVMTGSQAIVRSLEELGVDDIFGLPGGAILPTYDPLMASSMNHILVRHEQGAGHAAQGYAMVTGRVGVCIATSGPGATNLVTAIMDAHMDSVPMVAITGQVSSGVIGTDAFQEADIVGITMPITKHSFLVTDPNDIPHVMAEAFHLASTGRPGPVLVDIAKDAQVGQMTFSWPPKVDLPGYRPVVRGHSKQVREAAKLIAASSKPVLYVGGGVVKGHASAELMELALATGAPVVTTLMARGAFPDSHPLHVGMPGMHGSVSAVTALQQADLLITLGARFDDRVTGVLKTFAPFAKVIHADIDPAEISKNRTADVPIVGSVKEIIPELTEAVKTQFEQSGAPDLDAWWAFLGNLRDTYPLGWTEPEDGLTAPQRVIKRIGELTGPEGIYVAGVGQHQMWAAQFIKYERPHAWLNSGGAGTMGYSVPAAMGAKVGEPDRVVWAIDGDGCFQMTNQELATCAINNIPIKVAIINNSSLGMVRQWQTLFYEGRYSNTDLNTGHDTVRIPDFVKLADAYGCAALRCERDEDIDATIQKALEINDRPVVIDFVVSPNSMVWPMVPAGVSNDQIQVARNMTPEWEEED is encoded by the coding sequence ATGAGCAAAGGATCGCCGATCAGCCCCTCGCTGATGGCTGCAAAGTCCGCTGGAGCCCCAAAGGCTCCGGATAAGGTCGACCGTACGGCTGAGGCCGTCGTCGTCGACACTGCTGCACCTCTCTCTCCTGTACTTGGGCCGAACAACGTTGTACCCCCAACGGTGATGACCGGCTCGCAAGCAATTGTCCGTTCGCTCGAAGAACTCGGCGTGGACGATATTTTCGGTTTGCCCGGTGGCGCGATCCTGCCCACCTACGACCCCTTGATGGCCTCCAGCATGAATCACATCCTGGTCCGTCACGAACAGGGAGCCGGCCACGCCGCGCAAGGCTACGCCATGGTTACCGGACGGGTTGGCGTTTGCATCGCCACCTCGGGACCCGGTGCCACAAACCTCGTTACCGCCATCATGGACGCCCACATGGATTCCGTGCCGATGGTGGCCATTACCGGCCAGGTTTCCAGCGGAGTCATCGGCACCGATGCCTTCCAGGAAGCGGACATCGTGGGTATCACCATGCCCATCACCAAGCACTCGTTCCTGGTGACTGACCCCAACGACATCCCGCATGTCATGGCAGAAGCTTTCCACCTCGCGTCCACGGGCCGCCCGGGACCCGTCCTGGTTGACATTGCCAAGGACGCCCAGGTAGGCCAGATGACTTTCTCCTGGCCGCCGAAAGTTGACTTGCCGGGCTATCGTCCTGTGGTCCGCGGCCACAGCAAGCAAGTACGCGAAGCTGCCAAGCTGATCGCTGCCTCCAGCAAGCCTGTTCTCTACGTGGGTGGCGGTGTGGTCAAGGGACACGCCTCTGCAGAACTCATGGAGCTGGCGCTGGCAACCGGAGCGCCGGTAGTCACCACGCTGATGGCCCGCGGCGCCTTCCCTGACTCGCATCCACTCCATGTTGGAATGCCGGGCATGCACGGCTCCGTATCCGCTGTCACCGCCCTGCAGCAGGCAGACCTCCTGATTACCCTCGGTGCCCGGTTCGATGACCGCGTTACAGGTGTGCTGAAGACGTTCGCTCCCTTCGCCAAGGTGATCCACGCGGATATCGATCCCGCGGAAATCTCCAAGAACCGGACGGCCGATGTCCCGATTGTCGGTTCGGTGAAGGAGATCATTCCGGAACTGACCGAGGCCGTGAAGACGCAGTTCGAGCAAAGCGGTGCACCGGACCTGGATGCATGGTGGGCGTTCCTGGGCAACCTGCGCGACACCTACCCCCTGGGCTGGACTGAACCCGAGGACGGACTGACGGCACCGCAGCGCGTGATCAAGCGCATCGGCGAGCTCACAGGTCCGGAGGGTATCTACGTGGCCGGCGTCGGCCAGCACCAGATGTGGGCTGCGCAGTTCATCAAGTACGAGCGCCCCCACGCTTGGCTGAACTCCGGTGGAGCAGGAACCATGGGATACTCGGTTCCGGCAGCCATGGGTGCCAAGGTTGGTGAGCCGGACCGCGTGGTCTGGGCCATTGACGGCGACGGCTGCTTCCAGATGACCAATCAGGAACTGGCCACCTGCGCCATCAACAACATCCCGATCAAGGTCGCCATTATCAACAACTCCTCGCTGGGCATGGTCCGCCAATGGCAGACACTGTTCTACGAAGGCCGTTACTCGAACACGGATCTGAACACCGGCCACGACACCGTCCGCATTCCGGACTTCGTCAAGCTGGCGGACGCCTATGGTTGTGCCGCACTGCGTTGTGAGCGTGACGAAGACATCGATGCCACCATCCAGAAGGCACTTGAAATCAACGACCGCCCGGTCGTGATCGACTTTGTCGTCAGCCCCAACTCGATGGTCTGGCCGATGGTGCCGGCAGGTGTCAGCAATGACCAGATCCAGGTTGCCCGCAATATGACCCCGGAATGGGAAGAGGAGGACTAG
- the ilvD gene encoding dihydroxy-acid dehydratase has product MSDATRIATDTKPDIKPRSRVVTDGIHAAPARGMFRAVGMGDDDFAKPQIGVASSWNEITPCNLSLNRLAQGAKEGVHAGGGFPMQFGTISVSDGISMGHEGMHFSLVSREVIADSVETVMQAERIDGSVLLAGCDKSLPGMLMAAARLDLASVFLYAGSIMPGWVKLEDGSEKEVTLIDAFEAVGACAAGKMSMEDLTRIEKAICPGEGACGGMYTANTMACIGEALGMSLPGSAAPPSADRRRDDFARKSGEAVVNLLRLGITARDIMTKKAFENAIAVTMAFGGSTNAVLHLLAIAREAEVELTLDDFNRIGDKIPHLGDLKPFGRYVMTDVDKIGGVPVIMKALLDAGLLHGDCLTVTGKTLAENLASINPPDLDGKILRALDNPIHKTGGITILHGTMAPEGAVVKSAGFDADVFEGTARVFEREQGALNALDNGEIHKGDVVVIRYEGPKGGPGMREMLAITGAIKGAGLGKDVLLLTDGRFSGGTTGLCIGHVAPEAVDGGPIAFVQDGDRIRVDIAARSFDLLVDEAELEARKVGWEPLPAKFTKGVLAKYAKLVHSASTGAYCG; this is encoded by the coding sequence ATGAGCGACGCCACCCGAATTGCGACAGATACCAAACCGGACATCAAGCCCCGCAGCAGGGTCGTAACCGACGGAATTCACGCCGCACCCGCACGTGGCATGTTCCGTGCTGTGGGGATGGGGGATGACGACTTCGCCAAACCACAAATTGGTGTCGCCAGCTCATGGAATGAAATAACCCCCTGCAACCTTTCCCTCAACCGTCTTGCGCAGGGCGCCAAGGAAGGCGTCCACGCCGGTGGTGGATTCCCTATGCAGTTCGGCACCATCTCCGTCTCGGACGGTATTTCCATGGGTCACGAGGGCATGCACTTCTCGCTCGTTTCCCGTGAGGTCATTGCCGACTCTGTCGAAACCGTGATGCAGGCCGAGCGCATTGATGGCTCGGTTCTCCTGGCTGGTTGCGACAAGTCCCTTCCCGGCATGCTCATGGCTGCTGCCCGGCTGGACCTCGCCTCCGTCTTCCTCTATGCCGGATCGATCATGCCCGGATGGGTCAAGCTCGAGGACGGCTCGGAGAAGGAAGTCACGCTTATTGATGCCTTCGAGGCTGTCGGCGCCTGTGCAGCAGGCAAGATGAGCATGGAGGACCTCACCCGCATCGAAAAAGCCATTTGTCCCGGCGAAGGCGCCTGTGGCGGTATGTACACGGCCAATACGATGGCCTGCATTGGCGAGGCGCTGGGCATGTCCCTGCCGGGTTCGGCCGCCCCGCCCTCAGCAGACCGCCGTCGCGATGACTTTGCACGCAAGTCCGGCGAAGCCGTGGTGAACCTGCTTCGCCTGGGAATCACTGCCCGCGACATCATGACCAAGAAGGCGTTCGAAAATGCCATCGCGGTCACCATGGCGTTCGGCGGATCCACCAACGCAGTCCTGCACTTGCTCGCCATTGCCCGCGAAGCCGAGGTTGAACTGACCCTGGATGACTTCAACCGCATTGGCGATAAGATCCCGCACCTCGGGGACCTAAAGCCTTTCGGCCGCTATGTCATGACTGATGTGGACAAGATCGGCGGCGTGCCGGTCATCATGAAAGCGCTTCTCGACGCCGGGCTGCTGCACGGTGACTGCCTTACGGTTACGGGCAAGACGCTCGCCGAGAACCTCGCCTCGATCAACCCGCCTGACCTTGACGGCAAGATCCTTCGGGCACTGGACAACCCCATCCACAAGACCGGTGGTATCACCATCCTGCACGGCACCATGGCTCCGGAAGGGGCTGTGGTGAAGAGCGCCGGCTTCGACGCCGACGTCTTTGAGGGCACGGCACGCGTTTTCGAGCGCGAGCAAGGGGCCCTTAACGCACTGGACAACGGTGAGATCCACAAGGGCGACGTCGTGGTCATCCGCTATGAAGGCCCCAAGGGTGGTCCGGGCATGCGCGAGATGCTTGCGATCACCGGCGCCATCAAGGGCGCCGGACTGGGCAAGGATGTGCTGCTGTTGACCGATGGCCGCTTCTCCGGCGGTACCACAGGTTTGTGCATTGGCCACGTTGCGCCTGAAGCGGTCGACGGCGGTCCCATCGCCTTCGTCCAGGACGGCGACCGCATTCGTGTTGACATCGCGGCACGTTCATTCGACCTCCTGGTGGACGAGGCGGAGCTTGAAGCCCGCAAGGTTGGCTGGGAGCCCCTGCCGGCGAAGTTCACCAAGGGTGTCTTGGCCAAGTATGCAAAGCTGGTCCACAGCGCGTCCACGGGAGCTTACTGCGGCTGA
- a CDS encoding PQQ-dependent sugar dehydrogenase, with the protein MGRYAANAGDQPANGFCRLVPTRAAVLFPAAFLLAALLAACTGSPSSPGSAATPDGSISSSVPVSPGTGSTSGLVPPAFPPKLEVQQKLDAGLQLPWSVVFLPDGTAIVSERDSAQVKSIRDGRTTTIGEVAGVDPGGEGGLLGLALSPDFASDRWLYAYFTSATDNRIARMRLSEEPGGTLRLGDPDVVFSGISKASTHNGGRIRFGPDGFLYVGTGDSQRREQPQDTNALGGKILRLTVDGRPAPGNPFGDNPVYSYGHRNVQGLAWDSEGRLWASEFGPDVDDELNLITPGGNYGWPTVTGAPGRSGFIDAKVVWPSTADASPSGLEIADGVAYTGALRGQRLWVIPLSGDNAGSPVAYFTGEYGRLRDVAKAPDGTLWVLSNNRNPDFALILRASS; encoded by the coding sequence ATGGGCAGATATGCAGCAAATGCTGGCGACCAACCCGCCAACGGTTTCTGCCGGTTGGTGCCCACCCGGGCCGCAGTGCTGTTTCCGGCCGCTTTTTTACTGGCGGCCCTGCTGGCGGCTTGCACGGGTAGTCCGTCGTCGCCGGGTTCCGCGGCCACCCCTGACGGCTCCATCAGCTCCAGTGTCCCCGTGTCGCCCGGGACGGGCTCCACCTCCGGGTTGGTGCCACCTGCTTTTCCACCAAAATTGGAGGTACAGCAAAAGCTCGACGCCGGCCTGCAGCTGCCGTGGTCCGTCGTCTTCCTGCCGGACGGCACAGCCATCGTGTCAGAACGCGATTCGGCCCAGGTCAAAAGCATTCGTGACGGCAGGACAACGACCATCGGTGAGGTTGCCGGCGTCGATCCTGGTGGCGAAGGTGGGCTTCTAGGCCTTGCCTTGTCTCCGGACTTCGCCAGTGACCGCTGGCTTTACGCCTATTTCACGTCAGCCACGGACAACCGGATCGCCAGAATGCGCTTGTCGGAAGAGCCGGGAGGCACTTTGAGGCTCGGCGACCCTGACGTGGTCTTTTCCGGCATATCAAAGGCTTCAACCCACAACGGCGGCCGGATCCGTTTTGGTCCTGACGGCTTCCTCTATGTGGGCACCGGCGATTCGCAGCGCCGGGAACAACCCCAGGATACAAACGCATTGGGCGGGAAGATCCTCCGGCTGACTGTCGACGGACGCCCTGCTCCGGGCAACCCGTTCGGAGACAACCCCGTCTATAGCTACGGACACCGGAACGTGCAGGGTTTGGCATGGGACAGTGAGGGGAGGTTATGGGCCAGTGAGTTTGGTCCGGACGTGGACGACGAACTGAACCTGATTACCCCTGGCGGCAACTATGGCTGGCCTACAGTGACGGGAGCCCCGGGCCGCAGCGGGTTCATTGATGCCAAAGTTGTTTGGCCTTCAACCGCTGACGCGTCACCCAGCGGATTGGAAATTGCCGACGGCGTGGCCTACACGGGCGCCCTTCGCGGCCAACGGCTTTGGGTCATCCCGCTCAGCGGCGACAATGCGGGTTCACCTGTGGCTTACTTCACAGGCGAGTATGGTCGCCTGAGGGATGTCGCCAAGGCTCCCGACGGGACCTTGTGGGTCCTCAGCAACAACAGAAACCCTGATTTTGCGCTGATTTTGAGGGCGTCTTCGTGA
- a CDS encoding MarR family transcriptional regulator, with product MERWPTTRLLSTAARLVEISWNEKLKNIGLTHAGVIAMEVLAAKGPITQAALAEVARVKAQTMGTTLARLELHGHVSRQRSDSDRRSHVVTLTDAGSAALAEAVRLEQDVLALVEVDTARLRDELKIVVRGLAGIPALDRSVGDANPPV from the coding sequence ATGGAGAGATGGCCCACCACGCGATTGCTTTCAACAGCTGCGCGACTCGTGGAAATCTCATGGAATGAAAAATTGAAGAACATCGGACTGACGCATGCCGGCGTGATCGCCATGGAAGTCCTTGCTGCGAAGGGGCCCATTACGCAGGCTGCTTTGGCTGAAGTTGCCAGGGTCAAGGCGCAGACCATGGGCACTACTCTTGCACGGCTTGAGCTGCACGGGCATGTCAGCCGCCAGCGCAGCGACTCGGATCGCCGCAGCCACGTTGTGACGCTCACGGACGCCGGTTCTGCAGCTTTGGCCGAAGCTGTGCGGCTTGAGCAGGACGTGCTGGCCCTGGTTGAGGTCGACACCGCCAGGCTGCGCGACGAACTCAAGATCGTCGTCCGTGGCCTCGCCGGAATACCCGCGCTTGACCGTTCGGTGGGGGACGCCAACCCGCCGGTTTGA
- the bcp gene encoding thioredoxin-dependent thiol peroxidase yields the protein MAERLIPGDVAPDFTLQDQDGNNVSLSDFRGRKVIVYFYPAASTPGCTKEACDFRDNLASLQTSGYEVVGVSPDPVKALAKFAGEEQLTFRILSDAEHSVADAYGAWGEKKNYGRTYMGLIRSTIVVDPDGKVHLAQYNVRATGHVAKLRRDLKLDK from the coding sequence ATGGCGGAACGTCTTATTCCCGGTGATGTAGCCCCGGACTTCACTCTTCAAGACCAAGATGGCAACAACGTCAGTCTTTCCGACTTCCGTGGACGGAAAGTCATTGTCTACTTTTATCCGGCAGCATCCACCCCCGGCTGCACCAAGGAGGCCTGTGATTTCCGGGACAACCTCGCGTCCCTCCAGACTTCGGGTTATGAAGTAGTGGGAGTCTCTCCAGATCCGGTGAAAGCACTGGCCAAGTTTGCGGGGGAAGAACAGCTGACGTTCCGCATACTCTCGGACGCAGAGCATTCGGTGGCCGATGCCTACGGCGCCTGGGGCGAGAAAAAGAATTATGGCCGCACCTACATGGGCCTCATCCGTTCCACGATCGTGGTGGATCCGGACGGAAAGGTCCATTTGGCCCAGTACAACGTCAGAGCCACTGGGCACGTCGCCAAGCTTCGCCGCGACCTCAAACTCGACAAGTAG
- a CDS encoding ABC transporter substrate-binding protein, with protein sequence MASSKIRRLGILFTAVLVILGLASCTGTPGPAASSSASSTAAAEPTATFNFGTASMPLGLDPAMTADSESYRVTRQVLEGLVGVDGTTGQTTALLATEWKDSNNGLSYDFKLREKVTFHDGTPFDAAAVCANFNRWFTFPADLRKQAPGISFQGVFKAYSDEPVFSIFKDCKVVSASNVQINLTRPFTGFLQALTLPAFAISSPAALEGQKANVLDKAQNGQAVSAYASHPVGTGPYAFTAWDEHKITLTSYKGYWGNRGQIAVINFIPYDHAETRQQALLDGKIDAYDLVTSGTFDQLVKKGVQIIQRDPFSVMYLGMNQAVAPLDKLEVRQAIEMAIDKESLIRRFFIDNTAQASQFVPPKLSGFNNNAPSLGYNPEKAKELLEKAGYKGEELKFYYPLNATRAYMPTPEKIYAEISRQLVAVGINIKPVPVDWEDGYLQKVQSPGDHALHLLGWNGSYADADNFLGPLFGEARGEFGYTDSEVFHKIERARALPDGDERNTQYQSINAEIAASVPAVPIAFPISALALSDKVESYPASPVLNEVFTNVRLKP encoded by the coding sequence GTGGCAAGCAGCAAGATACGGCGGCTGGGAATACTGTTCACGGCAGTCCTCGTGATTTTGGGACTGGCATCATGTACCGGAACGCCTGGGCCTGCAGCGTCGTCATCGGCAAGCAGCACGGCAGCTGCGGAGCCGACGGCTACGTTTAATTTCGGTACGGCATCCATGCCGTTGGGCCTCGACCCTGCAATGACAGCAGATTCGGAGTCATACCGCGTGACCCGCCAGGTCCTTGAGGGACTTGTAGGCGTCGACGGCACCACGGGGCAGACTACTGCCCTCCTCGCCACGGAATGGAAAGACAGCAACAACGGGCTGAGCTACGACTTCAAGCTGCGTGAAAAAGTAACCTTCCATGATGGAACGCCGTTTGATGCCGCTGCCGTTTGCGCCAACTTCAACCGCTGGTTTACGTTTCCCGCCGACCTGAGGAAGCAAGCGCCCGGGATCTCATTCCAAGGCGTCTTCAAGGCCTATTCGGACGAGCCCGTGTTTTCGATCTTCAAGGACTGCAAGGTTGTTTCCGCCAGCAACGTCCAGATCAACCTCACCCGGCCCTTTACAGGTTTCCTGCAGGCCCTGACGCTTCCCGCCTTTGCCATATCCTCCCCCGCCGCTTTGGAAGGACAGAAGGCCAACGTCCTGGACAAGGCGCAAAATGGCCAGGCGGTGTCCGCCTACGCCAGCCATCCGGTGGGGACAGGCCCTTACGCATTCACTGCCTGGGACGAACACAAGATCACGTTGACCAGCTATAAGGGCTACTGGGGCAACAGGGGCCAAATCGCCGTCATCAACTTCATTCCTTACGACCACGCCGAAACGCGCCAGCAAGCGCTCCTGGACGGCAAGATCGACGCCTACGATCTGGTGACATCCGGAACCTTTGATCAACTGGTCAAAAAGGGTGTCCAGATCATCCAGCGTGACCCGTTCTCGGTGATGTACCTCGGCATGAACCAGGCGGTTGCACCCTTGGACAAGCTGGAAGTCCGCCAAGCCATCGAGATGGCTATTGACAAGGAATCGCTCATCCGCAGGTTCTTCATAGACAACACGGCACAAGCTTCTCAATTTGTTCCACCGAAGCTCAGCGGTTTCAACAACAATGCCCCGTCGCTGGGATACAACCCGGAGAAGGCGAAGGAGCTGCTGGAGAAGGCCGGGTACAAAGGCGAGGAACTGAAGTTCTACTATCCGCTCAACGCCACACGGGCCTACATGCCCACCCCGGAGAAGATCTACGCCGAGATCAGCCGCCAGCTCGTCGCCGTAGGCATCAATATCAAGCCGGTTCCCGTGGACTGGGAGGATGGCTATCTCCAAAAGGTGCAGTCCCCTGGCGATCACGCCCTGCACCTCCTGGGCTGGAATGGCTCCTATGCGGACGCTGACAACTTCCTGGGCCCGCTTTTCGGAGAGGCCAGGGGTGAGTTCGGATATACGGATTCGGAAGTTTTCCACAAGATCGAGCGGGCCCGCGCCCTGCCCGATGGCGATGAGCGCAATACCCAGTACCAGTCCATCAATGCCGAGATAGCGGCCTCCGTACCGGCCGTGCCCATAGCCTTCCCCATCTCGGCGCTTGCCCTGTCCGACAAGGTGGAAAGCTATCCCGCTTCACCTGTCCTCAACGAAGTTTTCACAAACGTCCGCTTAAAGCCTTGA
- a CDS encoding malate:quinone oxidoreductase, protein MTFISKTQHADVVLIGGGIMSATLGAFIKQLEPTWTISLFERLEEAGLESSGPWNNAGTGHAALCELNYSPAAKDGSVDPSKAIHINEQFQLSRQFWSHLVDSNVIGSPKGFINSVPHMSFVIGDDHANFLKTRYEALKPNTLFRSMEYTEDQDKIAKWAPLIVKGRDRKQRVAATRAAEGTDVDFGALTRELTGYLRATGAEVNFGHDVTNIHRASGGGWDLSLKHPKSGEHGRIHAKFVFVGAGGGALHLLQASGIPESKGYGGFPVSGQFFRCTDESITSQHSAKVYGQASVGAPPMSVPHLDTRFVEGKRSLLFGPYAGFSTNFLKTSSYLDLPLSIRPGNIIPMLAVAKDNMDLTAYLIKEVAKRHEAKVESLREYYPEAVGADWELITAGQRVQIIKKHPQKGGILQFGTEVIASRDGSIGALLGASPGASTAVPIMIELLQKTFPKNFKGWQSKLKDMMPGYGVKLNENPELAAELEASTARSLQLEVANALQS, encoded by the coding sequence GTGACCTTCATTTCCAAGACTCAACATGCCGACGTCGTCCTTATTGGCGGCGGAATCATGAGTGCCACCCTTGGTGCGTTCATCAAGCAACTCGAACCCACCTGGACCATCTCCCTCTTTGAACGACTCGAAGAAGCGGGACTCGAAAGCTCCGGACCATGGAACAACGCCGGCACCGGACATGCTGCGCTGTGTGAGCTTAACTACTCCCCCGCGGCCAAAGACGGCTCCGTGGATCCTTCCAAGGCCATCCACATCAATGAGCAGTTCCAACTTTCGCGCCAGTTCTGGTCCCATCTGGTGGACAGCAATGTCATTGGCTCCCCCAAGGGCTTCATCAACAGTGTTCCGCACATGAGCTTCGTCATCGGCGACGATCACGCGAACTTCCTGAAGACCCGGTACGAGGCCCTCAAGCCCAACACGCTGTTCCGCAGCATGGAATACACCGAGGACCAGGACAAGATCGCCAAGTGGGCACCCCTGATCGTCAAGGGCCGGGACCGCAAGCAGCGCGTTGCCGCCACCCGCGCGGCGGAAGGCACCGACGTCGATTTCGGCGCCCTGACCCGTGAACTGACCGGCTACCTGCGGGCCACCGGCGCCGAGGTCAACTTTGGCCACGACGTCACCAACATCCATCGTGCATCAGGTGGCGGTTGGGATCTTTCCCTCAAACACCCCAAGTCAGGTGAGCACGGCCGCATCCACGCCAAGTTCGTCTTCGTGGGCGCCGGTGGTGGCGCACTGCACCTGCTTCAAGCCTCAGGCATCCCGGAAAGCAAAGGCTATGGCGGATTCCCCGTCTCCGGCCAGTTCTTCCGCTGCACGGACGAGTCCATCACCTCCCAGCACAGCGCCAAGGTATATGGCCAGGCGTCCGTTGGCGCCCCACCCATGTCCGTCCCCCACCTGGATACCCGGTTTGTTGAGGGCAAGCGTTCACTCCTCTTTGGGCCGTACGCTGGTTTCTCCACGAACTTCCTGAAGACCTCCAGCTACCTGGACCTCCCGCTGTCCATCCGCCCGGGGAATATCATTCCGATGCTGGCGGTGGCCAAGGACAATATGGACCTCACTGCTTACCTCATCAAAGAGGTAGCCAAGCGCCACGAGGCGAAGGTGGAGTCCTTGCGTGAGTACTATCCCGAGGCCGTTGGCGCTGATTGGGAGCTGATCACTGCAGGCCAGCGCGTCCAGATAATCAAGAAGCACCCGCAAAAGGGCGGCATACTGCAGTTCGGTACTGAAGTCATCGCGTCCCGCGATGGTTCAATCGGCGCCCTTCTGGGTGCGTCTCCGGGAGCTTCCACGGCTGTTCCGATCATGATTGAGCTGCTGCAGAAGACGTTCCCCAAGAACTTCAAGGGTTGGCAGTCCAAGCTCAAGGACATGATGCCGGGCTATGGCGTGAAGCTTAACGAGAACCCGGAGCTTGCCGCCGAGCTTGAGGCAAGCACTGCACGGTCGCTGCAACTGGAAGTAGCCAACGCCCTTCAGAGCTAG